One window of the Pseudomonas sp. S04 genome contains the following:
- a CDS encoding LysR family transcriptional regulator, which produces MQKNITSLGSLNWDDLKFFLEVARTRKASTAAKRLAVDYTTVSRRISSLEGALGTLLFEKSRTNGFVLTAEGQRLLGYAESIESTLHMACEQVSGSGVALSGHVRMGCTEGFGSFFITPQLSHFVDAYPAISVDILPLPHFISLSKREADIVIALERPEHGPYVCCKLCDYRLQLYATQDYLDQHPPIRRPADLAQHQFISYVDDLAFSSELLYLANVLPGASANLRSTSVIAQFVAAQQGRSLAILPCFLAAQDARLLPVLPAEINITRQFWMYCREDLRKLKRITLLWDYIRNVTEQNQGLLMGETRQIHFAD; this is translated from the coding sequence ATGCAAAAAAACATCACATCGCTGGGCTCCCTGAACTGGGATGACTTGAAGTTTTTCCTCGAGGTGGCCCGTACCCGCAAGGCCAGCACGGCCGCCAAACGCCTGGCCGTGGATTACACCACGGTGTCGCGGCGCATCAGTTCGCTGGAAGGCGCCCTGGGCACCCTGCTGTTCGAGAAGTCGCGGACCAACGGCTTTGTCCTCACCGCCGAGGGCCAGCGTCTACTGGGTTATGCCGAATCGATAGAAAGCACCCTGCACATGGCGTGCGAGCAGGTGTCAGGTTCGGGGGTGGCGTTGTCCGGGCATGTGCGCATGGGCTGTACCGAAGGTTTCGGCAGCTTTTTCATCACGCCGCAGTTGAGCCACTTCGTCGATGCCTACCCGGCGATCTCGGTGGACATCCTGCCGCTGCCGCACTTCATCAGCCTGTCCAAGCGCGAAGCGGACATCGTCATTGCTCTTGAGCGTCCGGAACACGGGCCGTATGTCTGCTGCAAACTCTGCGACTACCGCCTGCAGCTGTACGCGACCCAGGACTACCTCGACCAACACCCGCCCATCCGTCGCCCGGCGGACCTGGCCCAGCATCAGTTCATCAGTTATGTCGACGACCTGGCCTTCAGCTCGGAGCTGCTGTACCTGGCCAACGTCCTGCCCGGCGCCAGCGCCAACCTGCGCAGCACCAGCGTGATCGCCCAATTCGTCGCCGCCCAGCAAGGCCGCTCGCTGGCGATCCTGCCGTGCTTCCTGGCAGCCCAGGATGCACGGCTGCTGCCGGTGCTACCGGCAGAAATCAACATCACCCGACAGTTCTGGATGTACTGCCGCGAGGACCTGCGCAAGCTCAAGCGGATCACCCTGCTCTGGGATTACATCCGTAACGTGACCGAGCAGAACCAGGGGTTGTTGATGGGTGAGACCCGCCAGATACACTTTGCCGATTAG
- a CDS encoding OmpA family protein — protein sequence MFSVTQRSLRFFTLTLFMALLALTGCQTAPQKGLTPAQIAVLKQQGFELTDEGWAFGLSGKVLFGSDVESLNAQSTEIVERIGKALLGVGIDRVRVDGHTDASGKEAYNQQLSMRRAKSVRNVLTRVGMREENVQLRGLGSSVPVASNKTASGRTENRRVAIVVSAD from the coding sequence GTGTTCTCAGTTACCCAGCGTTCCCTTCGATTCTTCACCCTGACCCTGTTCATGGCCCTGCTGGCCTTGACCGGGTGCCAGACGGCGCCGCAAAAGGGCCTGACCCCCGCGCAAATCGCCGTGCTCAAACAGCAGGGGTTCGAACTGACTGACGAAGGCTGGGCGTTTGGCTTGTCGGGCAAGGTGCTGTTCGGCAGCGACGTGGAAAGCCTCAACGCGCAGAGCACGGAAATTGTCGAACGCATCGGCAAGGCGCTACTGGGAGTTGGCATCGACCGCGTGCGAGTCGACGGCCACACCGATGCCTCCGGCAAGGAAGCCTACAACCAGCAACTGTCCATGCGCCGCGCCAAGAGCGTGCGCAACGTACTGACCCGCGTCGGCATGCGTGAAGAAAACGTCCAACTGCGCGGCCTCGGCAGCAGCGTACCGGTAGCCTCGAACAAAACCGCCAGCGGCCGCACCGAAAACCGCCGCGTGGCCATCGTGGTCAGCGCCGACTAA
- the kynB gene encoding arylformamidase, with product MKKTPSWWDISPPLSTATPTWPGDTPFQEERVWTFGPECPVNVGRITLSPHTGAHVDAPLHYSPDGAPIGEVSLEVYMGPCRVLHCLDSGALVQPEQLAGRLQQLPERVLLRTYRQVPLAAWDPDFTAVAKDTVDLLASLGVRLIGIDTPSLDPQQSKTMDAHNAVARHGMAILEGIVLDDVPEGDYELIALPLRFANLDASPVRAILRPLNTSPLEEPAQ from the coding sequence ATGAAAAAAACACCATCCTGGTGGGACATCAGCCCACCCTTGAGCACCGCGACACCCACCTGGCCGGGTGATACACCCTTCCAGGAAGAGCGGGTCTGGACGTTCGGTCCCGAGTGCCCGGTCAACGTCGGGCGCATTACCCTGTCGCCGCACACCGGCGCCCACGTCGACGCGCCCCTGCATTACAGCCCGGACGGTGCGCCCATCGGCGAGGTGTCGCTGGAGGTCTACATGGGCCCGTGCCGCGTCCTGCATTGCCTGGACAGCGGCGCCCTGGTGCAGCCCGAGCAGCTTGCCGGGCGTCTGCAACAGTTGCCGGAGCGGGTGCTGTTGCGCACCTACCGCCAGGTACCGCTGGCCGCCTGGGACCCGGACTTCACTGCCGTGGCCAAGGACACCGTGGACCTGCTGGCCAGCCTTGGCGTGCGCCTGATCGGTATCGATACACCGTCCCTCGACCCGCAACAATCCAAGACCATGGACGCGCACAACGCCGTCGCTCGCCATGGCATGGCGATCCTCGAAGGGATCGTCCTCGATGACGTGCCGGAAGGTGACTACGAGCTGATCGCCTTGCCGCTGCGCTTTGCCAATCTTGACGCCAGCCCGGTCCGGGCGATTTTGCGTCCGCTGAATACATCGCCACTTGAGGAGCCTGCGCAATGA
- the mmsB gene encoding 3-hydroxyisobutyrate dehydrogenase — protein MKIAFIGLGNMGAPMARNLIKAGHSLNLVDLNKAVLAELEQLGGHISATAREAAQGAELVITMLPAAVHVRSVWLGEDGVLAGIGKGVPAVDCSTIDPQTARDVAAAAAKQGVTMADAPVSGGTGGAAAGTLTFMVGATVELFATLQPVLAQMGRNIVHCGEVGTGQIAKICNNLLLGISMVGVSEAMALGDALGIDTGVLAGIINSSTGRCWSSEMYNPWPGVVETAPASRGYTGGFGAELMLKDLGLATEAARQAHQPVVMGAVAQQLYQAMSLRGEGGQDFSAIINSYRKPQ, from the coding sequence ATGAAGATTGCGTTTATTGGTCTGGGCAACATGGGCGCGCCGATGGCGCGCAACCTGATCAAGGCCGGCCATTCGTTGAACCTGGTCGACCTGAACAAGGCGGTGCTGGCCGAGCTGGAGCAACTGGGCGGGCACATCAGCGCCACGGCCCGTGAAGCCGCGCAGGGTGCCGAACTGGTGATCACCATGCTGCCGGCCGCGGTGCATGTGCGCAGCGTCTGGCTGGGTGAAGACGGCGTACTGGCGGGGATCGGCAAAGGGGTCCCGGCGGTGGACTGCAGCACCATCGACCCGCAGACCGCCCGCGATGTCGCCGCAGCGGCAGCCAAGCAGGGCGTAACCATGGCTGACGCACCGGTGTCCGGCGGCACCGGTGGTGCGGCGGCCGGCACCCTGACCTTCATGGTCGGCGCCACGGTGGAGCTGTTCGCCACCCTGCAACCGGTGCTGGCGCAGATGGGCCGCAACATCGTGCACTGCGGTGAAGTCGGCACCGGGCAGATCGCCAAGATCTGCAACAACCTGCTGCTGGGCATTTCCATGGTTGGCGTCAGTGAAGCCATGGCCCTGGGCGACGCGCTGGGGATCGACACCGGCGTGCTGGCGGGAATCATCAACAGCTCGACCGGCCGTTGCTGGAGTTCGGAGATGTACAACCCTTGGCCTGGGGTGGTGGAAACCGCGCCAGCTTCGCGCGGCTACACCGGTGGTTTTGGTGCCGAACTGATGCTCAAGGACCTCGGCCTGGCCACCGAGGCAGCACGCCAGGCGCATCAGCCTGTGGTAATGGGCGCGGTGGCCCAGCAGCTGTACCAGGCCATGAGCCTGCGCGGTGAAGGTGGCCAGGATTTCTCGGCCATCATCAACAGCTACCGCAAGCCGCAGTAA
- a CDS encoding CoA-acylating methylmalonate-semialdehyde dehydrogenase, with protein MNASLTPNETTVQTAKLLIDGQWVESKTTEWHDIVNPATQQVLAKVPFATAEEVNAAIDAAHRAFQTWKLTPIGARMRIMLKLQALIREHSKRIAVVLSAEQGKTIADAEGDIFRGLEVVEHACSIGTLQMGEFAENVAGGVDTYTLRQPIGVCAGITPFNFPAMIPLWMFPMAIACGNTFVLKPSEQDPLSTLLLVELAIEAGVPAGVLNVVHGGKDVVDALCTHKDIKAVSFVGSTAVGTHVYDLAGKHGKRVQSMMGAKNHAVVLPDANREQTLNALVGAGFGAAGQRCMATSVVVLVGAAKQWLPDLKALAQKLKVNAGSEPGTDVGPVISKRAKARILDLIESGIKEGAKLELDGREISVPGFEQGNFVGPTLFSGVTTDMQIYTQEIFGPVLVVLEVDTLDQAIAMVNANPFGNGTGLFTQSGAAARKFQSEIDVGQVGINIPIPVPVPFFSFTGSRGSKLGDLGPYGKQVVQFYTQTKTVTSRWFDDNSVNDGVNTTINLR; from the coding sequence ATGAACGCATCCCTCACGCCCAACGAAACCACCGTGCAAACGGCCAAGCTGTTGATCGACGGTCAATGGGTCGAGTCCAAGACCACCGAATGGCACGACATCGTCAATCCGGCGACCCAGCAAGTGCTGGCCAAGGTGCCGTTTGCCACCGCTGAAGAAGTCAACGCTGCCATTGACGCCGCCCATCGTGCGTTCCAGACTTGGAAGCTGACCCCGATCGGCGCGCGGATGCGCATCATGCTCAAGCTCCAGGCCTTGATTCGCGAGCACTCCAAGCGCATCGCCGTGGTCCTCAGTGCCGAGCAGGGCAAAACCATCGCCGACGCTGAAGGCGACATTTTCCGTGGCCTGGAAGTGGTCGAGCACGCCTGTTCCATCGGCACCCTGCAAATGGGCGAGTTTGCCGAGAACGTCGCCGGCGGCGTCGACACCTATACCCTGCGCCAGCCTATCGGCGTGTGCGCGGGCATCACCCCATTCAACTTCCCGGCGATGATCCCACTGTGGATGTTCCCGATGGCCATCGCCTGCGGCAACACCTTCGTGCTCAAGCCGTCCGAACAGGACCCGCTGTCGACCTTGCTGCTGGTGGAACTGGCGATCGAAGCCGGCGTACCGGCCGGTGTGCTCAACGTGGTGCACGGCGGTAAGGACGTGGTGGATGCGCTGTGCACCCACAAGGACATCAAGGCGGTGTCCTTCGTCGGTTCGACCGCGGTTGGCACCCACGTCTACGACCTGGCCGGCAAGCACGGCAAACGCGTGCAATCGATGATGGGCGCCAAGAACCACGCCGTGGTACTGCCGGATGCCAACCGCGAGCAAACCCTCAACGCCCTGGTCGGTGCCGGTTTCGGTGCGGCCGGGCAACGCTGCATGGCCACCTCGGTAGTGGTCCTGGTAGGTGCGGCCAAGCAATGGCTGCCGGACCTTAAGGCGCTGGCGCAAAAACTCAAGGTCAATGCCGGCAGTGAGCCAGGCACCGATGTCGGCCCGGTGATCTCCAAGCGCGCCAAGGCACGGATCCTCGACCTGATCGAAAGCGGTATCAAGGAAGGCGCCAAGCTGGAACTCGATGGTCGCGAGATTAGCGTCCCGGGCTTCGAGCAAGGCAACTTCGTCGGCCCGACCCTGTTCTCCGGGGTGACCACCGACATGCAGATCTACACCCAGGAAATCTTCGGCCCGGTGCTGGTGGTGCTCGAAGTCGACACCCTTGACCAGGCGATCGCCATGGTCAACGCCAACCCGTTCGGCAACGGCACCGGTCTGTTCACCCAGAGCGGGGCAGCGGCGCGCAAGTTCCAGAGCGAAATCGACGTCGGCCAGGTGGGTATCAACATCCCGATCCCGGTGCCAGTGCCGTTCTTCAGCTTCACCGGTTCCCGTGGCTCCAAGCTCGGCGACCTGGGCCCGTATGGCAAGCAAGTGGTGCAGTTCTACACTCAGACCAAGACCGTCACCAGCCGCTGGTTTGATGACAACAGCGTCAACGACGGTGTGAACACCACGATCAACCTGCGCTAA
- a CDS encoding cupin domain-containing protein — protein MSQPITVLRDTHPLPVLDACKWEKLEGDPHTVNLNAYTSEDGSKIMGTWICTPGKWRVDYVKWEYCHFQEGYCVITPDGMAPIHLRAGDIFVVEPGMKGTWEVVETVRKYFVFA, from the coding sequence ATGTCCCAACCCATTACCGTCCTTCGTGATACCCACCCGTTGCCAGTGCTCGACGCCTGCAAATGGGAAAAGCTCGAAGGCGACCCGCACACCGTCAACCTCAACGCCTACACCAGCGAGGATGGCAGCAAGATCATGGGCACCTGGATCTGCACGCCAGGCAAATGGCGAGTCGACTATGTGAAGTGGGAGTACTGCCATTTCCAGGAAGGCTACTGCGTGATCACCCCGGACGGCATGGCGCCGATCCATCTGCGTGCGGGTGACATCTTTGTGGTCGAGCCGGGGATGAAAGGCACCTGGGAAGTGGTGGAGACTGTGCGTAAGTACTTCGTGTTTGCTTGA
- a CDS encoding MerR family transcriptional regulator — protein MYIGKAAKLSGTTIKSIRHYEDIGLLPPAQRQGKYRIYDQQSVELLSFIKCAQQLGFKLKEMQAMFEPHRGQTPPWNLAHQAITDKKRQLTDTIKQLTRQHQQLSALQASLAQVQDQCTLERV, from the coding sequence ATGTACATCGGTAAAGCGGCGAAACTGTCCGGCACCACCATCAAGAGCATTCGTCACTACGAAGACATCGGCCTGTTGCCGCCTGCCCAGCGCCAGGGCAAGTACCGCATCTACGACCAGCAGAGCGTCGAGTTGCTGAGTTTCATCAAGTGCGCCCAGCAACTGGGTTTCAAGCTCAAGGAAATGCAGGCGATGTTCGAGCCGCACCGTGGCCAGACTCCGCCCTGGAACCTGGCGCACCAGGCGATCACGGACAAGAAGCGGCAACTGACCGACACCATCAAGCAACTGACCCGCCAACACCAGCAATTGAGCGCGTTGCAGGCCAGCCTGGCCCAGGTGCAGGACCAGTGCACGCTGGAGCGGGTCTGA
- a CDS encoding NAD(P)H-dependent oxidoreductase, which translates to MSKRILVILGHPSSQSFCGALADHYVQAAREAGHQVRELRLGTLSFDPILREGYQQVQPLEADLLKAQEDITWAEHLTLVYPIWWGAIPALLKGFFDRVLLPGFAFKYRPGKAFPQKLLQGRTADLLVTMDTPPWYYRWVYRMPGLHQVRKTTLAFCGIRPRTTLTFGPLLNSTARQRQTWLARAKAIAQG; encoded by the coding sequence ATGAGCAAACGGATACTGGTGATTCTCGGCCATCCTTCGAGCCAGAGTTTCTGCGGCGCCCTCGCCGATCACTACGTGCAGGCAGCCCGGGAGGCCGGGCATCAAGTGCGCGAGCTGCGCCTGGGCACCTTGAGTTTCGACCCGATCCTGCGCGAAGGCTACCAGCAGGTCCAGCCACTGGAAGCCGACCTGCTCAAGGCGCAGGAAGACATCACCTGGGCCGAGCACCTGACACTGGTCTACCCGATCTGGTGGGGGGCCATTCCGGCGTTGCTCAAGGGCTTTTTCGACCGAGTGCTGCTTCCCGGCTTTGCCTTCAAGTACCGCCCGGGCAAAGCCTTTCCACAAAAGCTGCTGCAGGGGCGCACCGCCGATCTGTTGGTGACCATGGACACCCCGCCCTGGTACTACCGCTGGGTGTATCGCATGCCCGGGTTGCACCAGGTGCGCAAGACCACCCTGGCGTTCTGCGGCATCCGCCCGCGCACCACCCTGACCTTCGGCCCGCTGCTGAACTCGACCGCACGTCAGCGCCAGACCTGGCTGGCACGCGCCAAGGCTATCGCTCAGGGGTAA